The sequence below is a genomic window from Vallicoccus soli.
GCCTCGAGGAGCTCGAGCTGCGCGTCGATCTTCGCGGCAAGCTCGTCGTCGAAGAAGTAGGCAGGGCTGACCCCGAAGAACTGAGCGATGCCTTCGAGGTGCCGCTTCGTGGGGTTGTCCTTGACCCCGGTACGCAAGGCGTGCAGGTAGCTGGCCGAGACGGTGGGGCCGCCGTTGTCCTCGATCGCCTTGGAGACCTCGCGGTAACTGAACTCGTCCCGGCCACGCGGGTGCACCGTCCGGAAGAGCCGGTCGATCTTCCTGGCGAGCTCGCCTGGATCGTCGCTGTCGGCCACCGTCCACCTCTCCCCGGAAGCCGGACTCTAGCGGCACGCGTCCTGGGCGGCGTGGCAACCCGCCTCGCTCACCCCGCTCTCAACCTCTCGTCGCGGAGGCTCAGCGCCAGGGCTGCCCGCCACGGAACGGCCCAAGTTGCTAGCGCTCAGTTACTGTCCTCTGGTGAGGACAGGAGTTAGGGTGATGTCCTCCGCTCGCCCAGAGCCCTCGTTCGCCGAGGCAGCTACCAGGAGGTCGACCGCATGTCACAGCCGCGGCCCGACTCGAGGCAGCCGACGAGCCTTGCGCGTCCTGCTACCAGTCCGTGGATTCGCGACCGTTGCGCGTCGGGCCGACTCGTCGCGGACACCAGCCGCGGCGCGTCACTACCTGCGGCTTCAGGTCCCTTGGCGCCGCAGCCCCATGTCCCGACGCCGGACACCATCCATCAGCTCCCTCGCCATCCGACGCGGGAGACAGCGGCACCCTGGTGGCTCGGAGTGCACGGAGGCGCCGGTGAGACGACACTCGCGCGGCTGCTGCCCGGCTCCGCCGCCGCCGGACACGCGTGGCCGCAACCCGCGCCAGGTCTCGATGCTGCGGCTGACGCCGAACTGGCGGGTGCCGCGGCGCGCGGTGCTGCAGCACCAGCGCCGATGCCCGTGGTGCTCGTCGCGCGCAGCCACTGGACCGGCCTGCGAGCCGCTCAACTCGCCGCTACCGACTGGGCTTCCGGACAAGTCAGCGGCGTCGACCTCCTCGGGCTCGCAATCCTCGCGGACGCGCCCGGCAAGCGACCGCGGGCGCTCAAAGACCTCGTAGCCCTCGTCGCCGGCGCGGTGCCTCGCACCTGGCACCTGCCCTGGGTCGAGACCTGGCGCATCGCCGAGGGGACCAGCGAGGCGGCTGCACCGAAAGAGGTCCGTCGCCTGCTCACGGACGTTCGGACGCTCCTTACCGCCACACCCAACGCGCTCATGGCGCAGGACCGAAAGAGGTAGGAACGTGATCTCTGCTCAGTTCCCACACGCGCCGATGCTCATCGCCGGCGTCCCCGACCCGGGCACCGGTGTCGCCCCTCCGGGGTCGGAGGGCTTCCTGACGATCCTGCAGTGGGCAGCGAACATCGGTCTGGGCCTCGGCGTCCTCGGCGTCATCGTGGCCGGCGCCATGATGGCCGTCGCCTCCCGCCGAGGCGAGGGCCAGGAGCACGGCTCCCGTCTGATGTGGGTCCTCGCCGGTTGCATCGTCATC
It includes:
- a CDS encoding DUF6668 family protein, producing the protein MPVVLVARSHWTGLRAAQLAATDWASGQVSGVDLLGLAILADAPGKRPRALKDLVALVAGAVPRTWHLPWVETWRIAEGTSEAAAPKEVRRLLTDVRTLLTATPNALMAQDRKR
- a CDS encoding XRE family transcriptional regulator, whose protein sequence is MADSDDPGELARKIDRLFRTVHPRGRDEFSYREVSKAIEDNGGPTVSASYLHALRTGVKDNPTKRHLEGIAQFFGVSPAYFFDDELAAKIDAQLELLEAMRDAGIRHIALRAKELSPGAIDMIKELVDRTRQIEGVDEPPPSP